A part of Streptomyces sp. NBC_01497 genomic DNA contains:
- a CDS encoding VOC family protein, whose translation MASRISELVIDAADPDRLAAFWNEVLGYVELDREPDGSIEIGPADAGFGGPRPTLVFSPSSEPRTGKLRLHIDVNATDRDQDAELERLLALGARPVDIGQTGTESWHVLADPEGNEFCLLHTRLKPL comes from the coding sequence ATGGCATCCCGCATCAGCGAACTCGTGATCGACGCCGCGGACCCCGACCGGCTGGCCGCGTTCTGGAACGAGGTCCTCGGTTACGTCGAGCTCGACCGGGAGCCCGACGGGAGCATCGAGATCGGCCCGGCCGACGCCGGTTTCGGCGGCCCCCGGCCCACCCTCGTCTTCAGCCCGAGCAGCGAGCCGCGGACGGGAAAGCTCCGCCTGCACATCGATGTCAACGCCACCGACCGCGACCAGGACGCCGAGTTGGAGCGGCTGCTCGCTCTCGGGGCACGGCCCGTCGACATCGGCCAGACCGGCACCGAGAGCTGGCACGTCCTGGCCGACCCGGAGGGCAACGAGTTCTGCCTCCTGCACACCCGGCTCAAGCCCCTGTGA
- a CDS encoding aldo/keto reductase produces MQTRTLGTTGPQVSALGLGCMGMSAAYGATDRTESIATLHAALDAGITLLDTGDFYGMGHNELLINEALRTAPRALREQALTSVKFGALRDREGRWGGVDGRPAAVRNFLAYSLQRLGTDHIDIYRIARVDPAVPIEETVGTIAEAVQAGLVRHIGLSEAGPDTIRRAAATAPIADLQIEYSLLDRGIEDEILPLCREAGIGITAYGVLSRGLISGHWSRDRVMAADDFRSHSPRFRQENIDSNLDLVEALRSVADGKGISVAQTAIAWVLAQNTPDSAGIVPLVGARRRDRLAEALGALDVRLDADDLAAVEKAVPAGAAAGARYPEEQMAHLDSEKKQMK; encoded by the coding sequence GTGCAGACCCGCACGCTCGGCACCACCGGCCCCCAGGTCTCCGCTCTCGGCCTCGGCTGCATGGGCATGTCGGCCGCCTACGGCGCGACCGACCGCACCGAGTCCATCGCCACCCTGCACGCCGCGCTCGACGCCGGGATCACCCTTCTCGACACCGGCGACTTCTACGGCATGGGCCACAACGAACTGCTCATCAACGAAGCACTGCGCACCGCCCCCCGGGCCCTGCGCGAACAGGCCCTGACCAGCGTGAAGTTCGGCGCCCTGCGCGACCGCGAGGGCCGCTGGGGCGGAGTCGACGGCCGTCCCGCGGCCGTCCGGAACTTCCTCGCCTACTCGCTGCAGCGCCTGGGCACCGACCACATCGACATCTACCGCATCGCCCGCGTCGACCCCGCCGTGCCCATCGAGGAGACGGTCGGAACCATCGCGGAGGCCGTCCAGGCCGGACTCGTCCGGCACATCGGCCTGTCGGAAGCCGGCCCCGACACCATCCGCCGTGCCGCCGCGACGGCCCCGATCGCCGACCTCCAGATCGAGTACTCCCTGCTCGACCGGGGTATCGAGGACGAGATCCTGCCGCTCTGCCGGGAGGCGGGCATCGGCATCACCGCGTACGGGGTGCTCTCGCGCGGCCTGATCAGCGGGCACTGGAGCCGCGACCGCGTGATGGCGGCCGACGACTTCCGCTCCCACAGCCCGCGCTTTCGCCAGGAGAACATCGACAGCAACCTCGACCTCGTGGAGGCGCTCCGCTCCGTCGCCGACGGCAAGGGCATCAGCGTGGCGCAGACGGCCATCGCCTGGGTGCTGGCCCAGAACACCCCGGACTCCGCCGGCATCGTCCCGCTCGTGGGAGCCCGCCGCCGCGACCGCCTGGCGGAGGCGCTCGGCGCCCTGGACGTTAGGCTCGACGCCGACGACCTGGCCGCCGTCGAGAAGGCCGTTCCGGCGGGTGCCGCAGCAGGCGCGCGCTACCCGGAGGAGCAGATGGCCCACCTCGACAGCGAGAAGAAGCAGATGAAGTAA
- a CDS encoding TetR family transcriptional regulator — protein sequence MAPPETPLTPERILAATEDVLRRYGPAKATVVDVARALGVSHGSVYRHFRTKAALREAVTRRWLDPEDGELSRIAAGEGPAEDRLRRWLTGLFTAKRSWACDDPEIFATFLELAREDSATVARHVASLVEQLETIVTSGVAAGEFAVRDPAAAARALWDATERFHNPVHASEWAKPEIDRDFQAVCELLLRGLRA from the coding sequence ATGGCGCCGCCCGAGACCCCCCTGACCCCCGAGCGCATCCTCGCGGCCACCGAGGACGTGCTGCGCCGCTACGGTCCGGCCAAGGCCACGGTCGTGGACGTCGCCCGCGCGCTGGGGGTCAGCCACGGCAGTGTCTACCGCCACTTCCGTACGAAGGCGGCGCTGCGCGAGGCGGTCACGAGACGCTGGCTCGACCCCGAGGACGGCGAACTGTCACGGATCGCCGCCGGCGAGGGCCCCGCGGAGGACCGGCTGCGGCGCTGGCTGACAGGCCTGTTCACGGCGAAGCGGAGCTGGGCGTGCGACGACCCGGAGATCTTCGCCACGTTCCTGGAGCTGGCACGGGAGGACAGCGCCACGGTCGCCCGGCACGTCGCGAGCCTCGTGGAGCAACTGGAGACGATCGTGACGAGCGGGGTCGCCGCCGGTGAGTTCGCCGTGCGCGACCCGGCGGCGGCGGCGCGGGCCCTGTGGGACGCGACGGAGCGCTTCCACAACCCGGTCCACGCCTCGGAGTGGGCGAAGCCGGAGATCGACCGGGACTTCCAAGCGGTGTGCGAGCTGCTGCTGCGAGGGCTGCGCGCCTAG
- a CDS encoding helix-turn-helix transcriptional regulator, producing the protein MATAEFGQAVRRWRDRVPPEAAGLPAGGHRRAAGLRREELALLAGISVDYVTRLEQGRASSPSAQVVEALARALRLPAAERAHLFRLAGLAAPGPKTVPAFISPSVQRLLDRLTGTPVAVYDASWTLLLANPPYAALMGDGSGRRGNERNAVWWHFVGPGSRARHTPASLRRFEAALVADLRAVAGHYPADPRLRRLVAELREHSERFAELWDSGTVGQHEVARKTIDHPEAGPVTLDCDVLTVAGSDLRIMVYTAEPGTEDAERLALLTVLGTQALGG; encoded by the coding sequence ATGGCGACGGCGGAGTTCGGGCAGGCGGTGCGGCGCTGGCGGGACCGCGTCCCCCCGGAGGCCGCCGGGCTGCCCGCGGGCGGACACCGGCGGGCGGCCGGGCTGCGCCGGGAGGAGCTGGCCCTGCTCGCCGGGATCTCCGTCGACTACGTCACCCGCCTGGAACAGGGCCGGGCCTCCAGCCCCTCGGCGCAGGTCGTCGAGGCCCTGGCCAGGGCGCTGCGACTGCCGGCGGCCGAGCGCGCGCACCTGTTCCGGCTGGCGGGCCTGGCCGCGCCGGGGCCGAAGACCGTCCCGGCCTTCATCTCCCCGAGCGTGCAGCGGCTGCTGGACCGGCTGACCGGGACACCCGTCGCCGTCTACGACGCCTCCTGGACGCTGCTGCTGGCCAACCCGCCGTACGCGGCGCTGATGGGCGACGGGTCGGGTCGGCGGGGCAACGAACGCAACGCCGTGTGGTGGCATTTCGTCGGACCGGGCTCACGGGCCCGGCACACGCCCGCGTCACTGCGCCGGTTCGAGGCCGCGCTCGTCGCCGATCTGCGCGCGGTCGCCGGGCACTACCCGGCCGACCCGCGGCTGCGGCGGCTGGTCGCGGAACTGCGGGAGCACAGCGAGCGGTTCGCCGAGCTGTGGGACTCCGGCACGGTCGGTCAGCACGAGGTCGCGCGCAAGACCATCGACCACCCCGAGGCGGGTCCGGTGACACTGGACTGCGACGTGCTCACCGTCGCGGGCAGCGACCTGCGGATCATGGTCTACACCGCGGAACCCGGCACCGAGGACGCCGAACGCCTCGCACTGCTCACGGTGCTCGGCACCCAGGCGCTCGGCGGCTGA
- a CDS encoding ankyrin repeat domain-containing protein, giving the protein MHDELFTAVFGGADDTLVRLLRADPAGAVCAVDAEGRTALYAAAVGDRPSAVRLLLAAGADPQRACGEDAGDLPLCGAASGGHTEVVRALLAAGAEVDLREAYGFTALAWAAVQGFADTLEALLEAGADPDLPGPGGERPLVLAARRGSAAAVRALLRHGAGSGDPGGREAALAEARHWLGRDVERELRQGLAAAYGEGFETVVRRTVADGAESVTVELLRDGAPVAGRAAGTGHAAVATVLEAGLGVRAGYEELARRALRCRDPARDDWREAVTALAALPVEETFQVAAVWCRTAEEWRGTLAADVLAELPARAGLSGRAVEALREVLAAVPAPRTPAPAALVGAVVRALGRHGCRPGDVSRHAGHPDPEVRRRVAAAPPLAGEQGLGTLIALATDLDPAVRRTAVTALAATDGAEGRVREVLARRLRDPDDATAAEAATGLARRGDERAVAALARLLARADPGGTAWARAREAVALVPDGPARRELERTPPRRG; this is encoded by the coding sequence ATGCACGACGAACTGTTCACGGCGGTGTTCGGGGGCGCCGACGACACTCTGGTACGTCTGCTGCGGGCCGATCCGGCCGGCGCGGTGTGCGCGGTGGACGCCGAGGGGCGTACGGCCCTGTACGCGGCGGCGGTCGGTGACCGTCCTTCGGCGGTGCGGCTGCTGCTCGCGGCGGGCGCGGATCCGCAGCGGGCGTGCGGCGAGGACGCCGGGGACCTGCCGCTGTGCGGCGCGGCGAGCGGCGGGCACACGGAGGTGGTGCGGGCGCTGCTGGCGGCGGGGGCGGAGGTGGACCTGCGGGAGGCGTACGGCTTCACGGCGCTGGCGTGGGCCGCGGTGCAGGGGTTCGCGGACACGCTGGAGGCGCTGCTGGAGGCCGGCGCCGACCCGGACCTGCCGGGTCCCGGCGGGGAGCGGCCGCTGGTGCTGGCCGCGCGGCGCGGGTCGGCCGCGGCGGTGCGTGCGCTGCTGCGGCACGGGGCGGGCTCGGGTGATCCTGGCGGGCGGGAGGCGGCTCTCGCGGAGGCGAGGCACTGGCTGGGGCGTGATGTGGAGCGGGAGTTGCGGCAGGGGCTGGCAGCCGCGTACGGGGAGGGTTTCGAGACGGTCGTACGGCGGACGGTCGCGGACGGCGCGGAGAGCGTGACGGTGGAGCTGCTGCGGGACGGCGCCCCGGTGGCGGGCCGGGCGGCGGGTACCGGGCACGCGGCGGTGGCGACGGTGCTGGAGGCGGGGCTCGGGGTGCGGGCCGGGTACGAGGAGCTGGCGCGGCGGGCGCTGCGCTGCCGTGATCCGGCGCGGGACGACTGGCGGGAGGCGGTGACGGCGCTGGCCGCGCTGCCCGTTGAGGAAACGTTTCAGGTGGCGGCTGTCTGGTGCCGGACGGCCGAGGAGTGGCGCGGCACGCTCGCGGCCGACGTGCTGGCGGAGCTGCCCGCCCGGGCCGGCCTGTCGGGGCGGGCGGTGGAGGCGCTGCGGGAGGTGCTCGCGGCGGTCCCGGCACCGCGGACACCGGCGCCGGCCGCACTGGTGGGTGCGGTGGTGCGGGCCCTGGGGCGGCACGGCTGCCGGCCGGGCGACGTGTCCCGGCATGCGGGCCACCCGGATCCCGAGGTGCGGCGCCGGGTCGCGGCCGCTCCCCCGCTCGCGGGCGAGCAGGGCCTCGGCACGCTGATCGCGCTGGCCACGGACCTGGATCCGGCGGTACGGCGGACGGCGGTCACGGCCCTCGCTGCGACGGACGGGGCGGAGGGGCGCGTACGGGAGGTGCTGGCGCGGCGGCTGCGCGACCCGGACGACGCGACGGCGGCGGAGGCCGCGACGGGCCTGGCGCGGCGGGGCGACGAGCGGGCGGTGGCCGCGTTGGCGCGGCTGCTCGCGCGGGCCGACCCGGGGGGTACGGCGTGGGCGCGGGCCCGGGAGGCGGTGGCGCTGGTGCCGGACGGTCCCGCGCGCCGGGAGTTGGAGCGCACGCCGCCCCGCCGCGGATGA
- the pepN gene encoding aminopeptidase N, whose product MSVLTRDEARTRAQLIDVHRYAIALDVTTGSETFDSRTVIHFTAHAAGDTFVELKPATLRALALDGHDLDPAALEGNRYPLTGLTPGEHELRVDADMRYSHTGEGMHRFTDPTDGETYLYTQLFMEDVQRVFAAFDQPDLKAVFEMTVTAPETWTVLGNGVATHTGGGRWTLAATPLISTYLVAVAIGPWHSVRTEHAGIPFGIHCRRSLATHLTEDADEILGITRACFDRYHEKFEEPYPFDSYDQAFVPEFNAGAMENPGLVTFRDDFVYRSAVTDTERQTRGMVIAHEMAHMWFGDLVTLAWWDDIWLNESFAEYMGYQTLAEATRFHDTWVDFAIGRKPWGYDADQRPSTHPVAPEHDAVPDTASAMLNFDGISYAKGASALRQLVAWLGEKDFLAGVNNHISRHKYGNATLADFVDSLARATDRDVHAWAAAWLRTTGVDTLTPRITGTDTDWTLTVGHDGSRPHRVAVATYDLDIVDAGRLVARDRIERDVPADGDGAPTTLPGRRPALVVLNDSDLTYAKIRLDPGSWDTALSALSSVPDPLTRAVVWNAARDMVRDGELAPATYLEAARAHLPHESDLALVQGVLTFASGQITARYTAPEKRPAALATLTSLCRDLIRRTEDGNDPGLRLTAVRHFIDTATQPDGIHDWFTSGHVPGGPELDPELRWRVLTRLAVLGAASEKDIDAELARDPSASGQEGAARCRAALPDPAAKDAAWARLFDGDDLSNYLFTAVAQGFWQPEQADLVAGFVPRYFPAAVALGARRGPAIADAAGRYAFPAPAVDETTLRLGTECLDTADMIPALRRKLTDQLDDLRRALHVRKASIG is encoded by the coding sequence ATGTCCGTACTGACGCGCGACGAAGCGCGAACCCGAGCCCAGCTGATCGACGTACACCGGTACGCCATCGCCCTCGATGTCACCACCGGCAGCGAGACCTTCGACTCCCGTACCGTCATCCACTTCACCGCACACGCGGCCGGGGACACCTTCGTCGAGCTCAAGCCCGCCACCCTGCGAGCCCTCGCCCTCGACGGGCACGACCTCGACCCGGCGGCACTCGAAGGCAACCGGTACCCGCTCACCGGCCTCACCCCCGGCGAGCACGAACTGCGCGTCGACGCGGACATGCGCTACTCGCACACCGGCGAGGGCATGCACCGCTTCACCGACCCCACCGACGGCGAGACGTACCTCTACACCCAGCTGTTCATGGAGGACGTCCAACGGGTCTTCGCCGCCTTCGACCAGCCCGACCTCAAGGCCGTCTTCGAGATGACGGTCACCGCCCCCGAGACGTGGACCGTCCTCGGAAACGGAGTCGCCACCCACACCGGCGGCGGCCGGTGGACCCTCGCCGCGACCCCCCTCATCTCCACCTACCTCGTCGCCGTCGCCATCGGCCCCTGGCACTCCGTACGCACCGAACACGCGGGCATCCCCTTCGGCATCCACTGCCGCCGGTCGCTGGCCACCCACCTCACCGAGGACGCCGACGAGATCCTCGGTATCACCCGCGCCTGCTTCGACCGCTACCACGAGAAGTTCGAGGAGCCCTACCCGTTCGACTCCTACGACCAGGCGTTCGTCCCCGAGTTCAACGCCGGCGCCATGGAGAACCCCGGACTCGTCACCTTCCGCGACGACTTCGTCTACCGCTCCGCCGTCACCGACACCGAACGCCAGACCCGCGGCATGGTCATCGCCCACGAGATGGCACACATGTGGTTCGGCGACCTGGTCACCCTCGCCTGGTGGGACGACATCTGGCTCAACGAGTCCTTCGCCGAGTACATGGGCTACCAGACCCTCGCCGAAGCCACCCGCTTCCACGACACCTGGGTCGACTTCGCCATCGGCCGCAAGCCCTGGGGCTACGACGCCGACCAGCGCCCCAGCACCCACCCCGTCGCCCCCGAGCACGACGCCGTGCCCGACACCGCGTCCGCCATGCTCAACTTCGACGGCATCTCCTACGCCAAGGGCGCGTCCGCACTGCGGCAACTCGTCGCCTGGCTCGGTGAGAAGGACTTCCTCGCCGGTGTGAACAACCACATCTCGCGGCACAAGTACGGCAACGCCACCCTCGCCGACTTCGTCGACTCCCTCGCCCGCGCCACCGACCGCGACGTCCACGCCTGGGCCGCCGCCTGGCTGCGCACCACCGGCGTCGACACCCTCACCCCGCGCATCACCGGCACCGACACCGACTGGACCCTCACCGTCGGCCACGACGGCAGCCGCCCCCACCGCGTCGCCGTGGCCACCTACGACCTCGACATCGTCGACGCCGGGCGCCTCGTGGCCCGCGACCGCATCGAACGCGACGTGCCCGCCGACGGCGACGGCGCGCCCACCACCCTGCCCGGCCGCCGCCCCGCCCTCGTGGTCCTCAACGACAGCGACCTCACCTACGCCAAGATCCGGCTCGACCCCGGCTCCTGGGACACCGCGCTCAGCGCGCTGTCCTCCGTCCCCGACCCGCTCACCCGCGCCGTCGTGTGGAACGCGGCCCGCGACATGGTCCGCGACGGCGAACTCGCCCCCGCCACCTACCTCGAAGCCGCCCGTGCCCACCTCCCGCACGAGAGCGACCTCGCCCTCGTCCAAGGGGTCCTCACCTTCGCGAGCGGGCAGATCACCGCCCGCTACACCGCCCCCGAGAAGCGGCCCGCCGCCCTCGCCACCCTCACCTCCCTGTGCCGTGACCTCATCCGCCGCACCGAGGACGGCAACGACCCGGGCCTGCGCCTCACCGCCGTACGGCACTTCATCGATACCGCCACCCAACCCGACGGCATCCACGACTGGTTCACCAGTGGCCACGTCCCCGGCGGCCCCGAACTCGACCCCGAACTGCGCTGGCGCGTCCTGACCCGCCTCGCCGTCCTCGGCGCCGCGTCCGAGAAGGACATCGACGCGGAACTCGCCCGCGACCCCAGCGCCAGCGGCCAGGAAGGAGCGGCCCGCTGCCGCGCCGCCCTGCCCGACCCGGCCGCCAAGGACGCCGCCTGGGCCCGCCTCTTCGACGGCGACGACCTCTCCAACTACCTCTTCACCGCCGTCGCCCAGGGGTTCTGGCAGCCCGAACAGGCCGACCTCGTCGCCGGGTTCGTACCCCGCTACTTCCCCGCGGCCGTCGCGCTCGGCGCGCGCAGGGGACCCGCCATCGCGGACGCCGCCGGACGGTACGCCTTCCCCGCGCCCGCCGTCGACGAGACCACACTGCGCCTCGGCACCGAATGCCTCGACACCGCGGACATGATCCCCGCGCTGCGCCGCAAGCTCACCGACCAACTCGACGACCTGCGCCGCGCGCTGCACGTCAGAAAGGCGAGCATCGGCTGA
- a CDS encoding pyridoxal phosphate-dependent decarboxylase family protein has product MTTPPHPPTPGTALPPLAGGTHGPDALRPLVATVLDALAAGAAERQGRPLPAGGPDVTAAQVLAAATPVLPELGAGAGEALTTLVHSLAAGAADPGHPLCAAHLHTPPLAVAVAADLAASALNQSLDSWDQAPAAAALEALVTRALADEVYRDAAPHHAPAPDALVTTGGTESNQLALLLARERHARTCGGVQVITGEHTHHSLTRAAWLLGLPEPVAVPAPGGTLDLAALDDALTTLRGPLLVAATAGTTDTGAIDPLSAVADLCERHGAQLHVDAAYGGPLIFSNRRKHLLDGLARAHSVTLDLHKLGWQPVAAGLLAVPDTALLAPLGHTADYLNADDDTEAGLPDLLGRSLRTTRRPDILKIAVTLRALGRSGLGSLVDHLCDTAEELAEAIDKHPRLELYERPTLTTVLFRPAGAPDATVAAIRRTLLTEGTAVLGRARAGGRLWLKTTLLNPHTTPDDLTGLLTRVEALGDTLLEGSSPR; this is encoded by the coding sequence ATGACCACGCCGCCGCACCCCCCGACACCCGGCACCGCGCTGCCACCGCTCGCGGGCGGCACCCACGGCCCCGACGCGCTGCGGCCCCTCGTCGCCACCGTCCTCGACGCCCTCGCGGCGGGCGCCGCGGAACGCCAGGGCAGGCCCCTGCCCGCCGGGGGCCCCGACGTCACCGCCGCACAGGTCCTCGCCGCCGCCACTCCCGTCCTGCCCGAACTCGGCGCGGGCGCCGGCGAAGCCCTCACCACCCTCGTCCACAGCCTCGCCGCCGGCGCCGCCGACCCCGGACACCCGCTCTGCGCCGCCCACCTGCACACCCCGCCCCTCGCCGTCGCCGTGGCCGCCGACCTCGCCGCCTCCGCGCTCAACCAGTCACTGGACTCCTGGGACCAGGCCCCGGCCGCGGCCGCCCTCGAAGCACTCGTCACCCGCGCCCTCGCCGACGAGGTCTACCGGGATGCCGCCCCCCACCACGCGCCCGCGCCGGACGCCCTCGTCACCACCGGCGGCACCGAGTCCAACCAACTCGCCCTCCTGCTCGCCCGGGAACGCCACGCCCGCACCTGTGGCGGCGTCCAGGTCATCACCGGCGAACACACCCACCACTCCCTCACGCGCGCCGCCTGGCTGCTGGGCCTGCCCGAACCCGTCGCCGTGCCCGCCCCCGGCGGCACCCTCGACCTGGCCGCCCTCGACGACGCCCTCACCACGCTGCGCGGCCCCCTCCTCGTCGCCGCCACCGCGGGCACCACCGACACCGGAGCCATCGACCCGCTCTCCGCCGTCGCCGACCTCTGCGAACGCCACGGCGCGCAGCTCCACGTCGACGCCGCCTACGGCGGCCCCCTGATCTTCAGCAACCGCCGCAAGCACCTCCTCGACGGCCTCGCCCGCGCCCACTCCGTCACTCTCGACCTGCACAAACTCGGCTGGCAACCGGTCGCCGCGGGACTCCTCGCCGTGCCCGACACCGCGCTCCTCGCGCCCCTCGGCCACACCGCCGACTACCTCAACGCCGACGACGACACCGAGGCAGGACTGCCCGACCTCCTCGGCCGCTCCCTGCGCACCACCCGCCGCCCCGACATCCTCAAGATCGCCGTCACCCTGCGCGCCCTTGGCCGCAGTGGACTCGGCTCCCTCGTCGACCACCTCTGCGACACCGCCGAGGAACTCGCGGAAGCCATCGACAAACACCCCCGGCTCGAACTCTACGAACGCCCCACCCTCACCACCGTCCTCTTCCGGCCGGCCGGGGCGCCCGACGCCACCGTCGCCGCCATCCGCCGGACCCTGCTCACCGAGGGCACCGCCGTACTGGGCCGGGCCCGCGCCGGCGGCCGGCTCTGGCTCAAGACCACCCTCCTCAACCCCCACACCACCCCCGACGACCTCACCGGACTGCTGACCCGTGTGGAGGCACTCGGGGACACCCTCCTGGAAGGCAGTTCACCCCGATGA
- a CDS encoding lysine N(6)-hydroxylase/L-ornithine N(5)-oxygenase family protein: MTGTTPAPRQPGIPTPATAATASDRHTARTTGATHTPGGAHTPGGAHTTAGTNASAGTNLDGGTNTSGGTNPFGAGHTTGDVRTTGSRYATGTRRAAANAATPAAEPPKDLVGIGVGPFNLSLAALADGIPGGIEAAFYEQNPGFTWHPGLLIDGATLQVPFLADLVTLAQPASPWSFLSYLRSVDRLYPFYFSERFHIQRTEYDAYCRWVSANLPTLHFGHQVDAVRWNHERALFEVDFTQLDADGEAEALGRTYARNIALGIGTSPHIPEPLKTLAEIPSVPVIHSSDYLHHREQLLRAGHVTVIGSGQSGAEVFLDLLRARPAGAERLHWLTRTEAFAPMEYSKLGLEHFTPDYTHYFHGLPEHTRNELVPRQWQLHKGIDHDTLAAIHDELYRRTLDGGWPDATLTPGVHVRTAGRIATKQVELHLEHTDQRARSRLTTDAVVLATGYRERPADRLLAGLDAYIRRDSRERPRVDAHHRIVLDRAITGSVYVQNAGTHTHGVGAPDLGLAAWRSAGILNHLTGLPAYPQPQRTAFTTFGLAEGAARGPAPVPLDLVPLVEPA; encoded by the coding sequence ATGACCGGCACCACCCCCGCGCCCCGCCAACCCGGCATCCCCACCCCGGCCACCGCGGCGACAGCATCCGACCGCCACACGGCCCGCACCACCGGCGCCACGCACACCCCCGGCGGTGCACACACCCCCGGCGGTGCACACACCACCGCAGGGACGAACGCCTCCGCAGGGACGAACCTCGACGGAGGGACGAACACCTCAGGCGGGACGAACCCGTTCGGCGCCGGCCACACCACCGGGGACGTACGCACGACCGGGAGCAGGTACGCGACCGGCACCAGGCGGGCCGCCGCAAACGCGGCCACACCGGCCGCCGAGCCGCCCAAAGACCTCGTCGGTATCGGTGTCGGTCCCTTCAACCTCTCCCTCGCCGCCCTCGCCGACGGCATCCCCGGCGGCATCGAAGCGGCCTTCTACGAACAGAACCCCGGCTTCACCTGGCACCCCGGCCTCCTCATCGACGGAGCCACCCTCCAAGTCCCCTTCCTGGCCGACCTCGTGACCCTGGCACAGCCCGCCAGCCCCTGGTCCTTCCTCAGCTACCTCCGCTCCGTCGACCGCCTCTACCCCTTCTACTTCTCCGAGCGCTTCCACATCCAGCGCACCGAATACGACGCCTACTGCCGCTGGGTCAGCGCCAACCTGCCCACACTGCACTTCGGCCACCAGGTCGACGCCGTCCGCTGGAACCACGAACGCGCTCTGTTCGAGGTCGACTTCACCCAACTCGACGCCGACGGCGAAGCCGAGGCACTCGGCCGCACCTACGCCCGCAACATCGCTCTCGGCATCGGCACCAGCCCCCACATCCCCGAACCGCTCAAAACACTCGCCGAAATCCCCTCCGTCCCCGTCATCCACTCCTCCGACTACCTCCACCACCGCGAACAGCTCCTGCGCGCGGGACACGTCACCGTCATCGGCTCCGGACAATCCGGCGCCGAGGTCTTCCTCGATCTGCTGCGCGCCCGCCCCGCCGGCGCCGAACGCCTCCACTGGCTCACCCGCACCGAAGCCTTCGCACCCATGGAGTACTCCAAGCTCGGCCTCGAACACTTCACCCCCGACTACACCCACTACTTCCACGGACTCCCTGAACACACGAGGAACGAACTCGTCCCCCGGCAGTGGCAACTCCACAAGGGCATCGACCACGACACCCTCGCCGCCATCCACGACGAGCTCTACCGCCGCACCCTGGACGGCGGCTGGCCCGACGCCACCCTCACCCCCGGCGTCCACGTCCGCACCGCCGGACGTATCGCCACGAAACAAGTCGAACTCCACCTCGAACACACCGACCAGCGCGCCCGCTCCCGCCTCACCACCGACGCCGTCGTCCTCGCCACCGGCTACCGCGAGCGCCCCGCCGACCGGCTCCTGGCCGGGCTCGACGCCTACATCAGGCGCGACTCCCGCGAACGCCCCCGCGTCGACGCCCACCACCGGATCGTCCTCGACCGCGCCATCACCGGCTCCGTGTACGTCCAGAACGCCGGGACCCACACCCACGGCGTCGGCGCCCCCGACCTCGGACTCGCCGCCTGGCGCAGCGCCGGCATCCTCAACCACCTCACCGGCCTGCCCGCCTACCCCCAGCCCCAGCGCACCGCCTTCACCACCTTCGGGCTCGCCGAAGGCGCTGCGCGCGGCCCCGCCCCCGTGCCCTTGGACCTCGTCCCCCTCGTGGAACCCGCCTGA